A genomic region of Leptolyngbya sp. NIES-2104 contains the following coding sequences:
- a CDS encoding chlorophyll a/b-binding protein encodes MQTRNSTDLPPVATEYNGKDRNAFLFGWNPQAELWNGRLAMIGFLAYLLWDLAGFSVLRDVLHLISYR; translated from the coding sequence ATGCAAACTCGAAACAGCACTGACTTACCTCCTGTTGCTACTGAATACAACGGTAAAGACCGCAACGCATTTCTATTTGGTTGGAATCCTCAAGCAGAACTTTGGAACGGTCGCTTGGCGATGATCGGCTTCTTGGCATATCTGCTGTGGGATTTGGCTGGATTTAGCGTGTTGCGCGATGTCCTACACTTAATCAGCTATCGATAA
- a CDS encoding glycosyltransferase family 4 protein codes for MNILMLSTTFPYPPTKGGTQVRTFHLLKYLNQAHNVTVLTQRSADVSDAEIKALREFTGELVVFEKAPQASSKLQRFAEFLIKGTPPSVRSNFSPAMQAWIDQHIEKFDVITCEHSVNEIYVRPEFQQKKIVNVHSSVYGSCKNQLQTGTSENQLRDRINLPLLKRYEKRYCQKFTNIVVTTDDDRAQLQAFNPTAEIDVIPNGVDFAAFPYRTNDLGGHHLIFIGAMDNLANIDAAKFLSLEILPQLEAIYPDVTLSLVGARPTAEIQQLGKKNITVTGQVESIADYLHQATVCVIPMRTGYGIKNKTLEAMAAGIPIVSSDRGLEGLQSEHRALRANSINEYVAAISWLFEDGNLRSQLSQNARSLVETEYTWERAGRQYLQVLERSSQVEI; via the coding sequence ATGAATATCCTCATGTTGTCTACAACGTTCCCTTATCCCCCAACCAAAGGCGGAACACAGGTTCGGACATTTCACTTACTGAAGTATCTCAATCAAGCTCACAATGTTACGGTTCTCACTCAGCGAAGTGCAGATGTGAGTGATGCTGAGATTAAAGCACTACGGGAATTCACAGGCGAATTAGTCGTATTTGAGAAAGCGCCTCAAGCTTCAAGTAAGCTACAACGATTTGCAGAGTTTCTCATCAAAGGAACGCCGCCGAGTGTGCGATCGAACTTTTCCCCAGCAATGCAAGCTTGGATTGATCAACACATTGAGAAATTTGATGTCATCACTTGTGAACATTCAGTGAATGAAATCTATGTGCGCCCGGAGTTTCAACAGAAAAAGATCGTGAATGTTCATAGCTCGGTGTATGGCTCTTGTAAGAATCAATTACAGACGGGAACTTCTGAGAATCAATTACGCGATCGTATCAATCTTCCACTTCTAAAACGCTACGAGAAACGCTACTGTCAGAAATTCACAAACATTGTAGTTACAACTGATGACGATCGCGCTCAATTACAAGCGTTTAATCCGACTGCTGAAATTGATGTGATTCCAAACGGTGTCGATTTTGCAGCATTTCCTTATCGCACCAATGATCTAGGTGGTCATCATCTGATCTTCATTGGTGCAATGGATAACTTAGCGAACATTGATGCAGCAAAGTTTTTGAGCTTAGAAATTCTGCCGCAACTTGAGGCAATTTATCCCGATGTCACACTGTCGCTTGTGGGCGCACGTCCGACCGCAGAAATTCAACAATTAGGCAAAAAGAACATCACTGTAACTGGGCAAGTTGAATCGATCGCGGATTATTTACATCAAGCGACCGTTTGCGTGATTCCGATGCGAACCGGATACGGAATCAAAAATAAAACACTCGAAGCAATGGCAGCAGGAATACCGATCGTGTCAAGCGATCGAGGTTTAGAAGGTTTGCAATCCGAGCATCGCGCACTTCGAGCGAATTCAATCAATGAATATGTTGCAGCGATTTCGTGGTTGTTTGAAGATGGGAATTTACGATCGCAACTTTCGCAAAATGCGCGATCGCTCGTCGAAACTGAATACACTTGGGAACGGGCAGGGCGGCAATATTTACAGGTTTTGGAGAGATCCTCACAAGTCGAGATTTGA
- a CDS encoding DUF4279 domain-containing protein has translation MISDCFMVGANEMNAEVYAEFSLTGINLNPEEVTSKIGIQPTKTWLKDELISPKAKIRYQQNGWKLRSHLDTSDDLEEHFRVVLDQLKQGWQPLVEMCSVYDAEFCGVVYTSGDRPTIHFDKEILKAVLQLNAEIDVDLYVLPLES, from the coding sequence ATGATTTCTGATTGCTTTATGGTTGGAGCAAATGAGATGAATGCTGAAGTGTATGCAGAATTCAGTTTAACGGGAATCAACTTGAATCCTGAAGAGGTGACATCGAAAATCGGAATTCAACCGACCAAAACATGGTTAAAAGATGAGCTAATCTCACCGAAAGCAAAGATCCGTTATCAGCAGAATGGGTGGAAATTACGATCGCATTTAGACACTTCCGACGATTTAGAGGAGCATTTCCGAGTTGTTCTAGATCAACTTAAACAAGGCTGGCAACCTTTAGTAGAAATGTGTTCGGTCTATGATGCCGAATTTTGCGGTGTAGTTTATACATCTGGCGATCGTCCTACGATCCACTTTGATAAAGAGATTCTCAAAGCTGTTCTACAACTGAATGCAGAAATTGATGTTGATCTCTATGTTCTGCCACTTGAGTCATGA
- a CDS encoding polymorphic toxin type 33 domain-containing protein — MESDRDWQQDQLLSSGEIAKLKQSEIDVHELKGGRGASKLDLYKDKDGNIYIFVKVEAV, encoded by the coding sequence ATGGAAAGCGATCGCGACTGGCAACAAGATCAACTGTTGAGCAGTGGCGAGATTGCTAAACTAAAGCAATCAGAAATCGATGTTCATGAACTCAAAGGCGGACGAGGCGCTAGTAAGCTCGACCTTTACAAAGATAAAGATGGCAATATCTATATCTTTGTAAAGGTGGAAGCGGTGTAG
- a CDS encoding type II toxin-antitoxin system mRNA interferase toxin, RelE/StbE family, producing MRTLLFDESFRRALKKRGKNRPDLRSKVTEVLSLLETDPFTPSLKTHKLQGELKGLWACSVEYDCRIVFKFEQLDEETEEAIVLIDIGSHDEVY from the coding sequence ATGAGAACTTTACTGTTTGATGAAAGCTTTCGTCGCGCTCTGAAAAAACGTGGAAAAAATCGTCCTGATCTTCGATCGAAAGTCACTGAGGTCCTATCGCTCTTAGAAACCGATCCCTTCACACCCTCACTCAAAACTCACAAACTTCAGGGTGAACTAAAAGGTTTGTGGGCTTGCTCAGTCGAATATGACTGTCGCATTGTGTTCAAATTTGAGCAATTGGACGAAGAAACAGAAGAAGCGATCGTACTCATCGATATTGGTTCTCACGATGAAGTGTACTAA
- a CDS encoding 6-carboxytetrahydropterin synthase: MPKWTLSTEFTFSAAHWIRDYNGPCGRMHGHTYTVKISAIAPQLHASEYCPHPVMVADFRTLRWAKKDVFKGGLDHCVLNEVLPEGYETTAEMIAKYIYDKTKKELPADIKLKVAVSETPNSWAEYEDD; this comes from the coding sequence ATGCCTAAGTGGACTTTATCAACAGAATTTACCTTCAGTGCGGCGCATTGGATTCGCGATTATAACGGTCCTTGTGGTCGGATGCACGGACATACCTACACGGTGAAAATTAGCGCGATCGCGCCTCAGCTTCATGCGTCCGAATATTGCCCACATCCAGTGATGGTTGCGGATTTTAGAACGTTGCGATGGGCAAAAAAAGATGTGTTCAAAGGCGGACTCGATCACTGTGTGTTAAACGAAGTGCTGCCAGAAGGATACGAAACGACCGCAGAAATGATCGCCAAATATATCTATGACAAAACCAAGAAAGAGCTTCCCGCTGATATCAAATTAAAAGTTGCTGTCTCTGAAACTCCGAATTCGTGGGCGGAGTATGAGGATGATTGA
- a CDS encoding class I SAM-dependent methyltransferase: MSYKQQITDFYNARTNYDNDVTRNRAIALFDYASPQIGQSVLDVATGTGNIAIGAAKRVGANGSVIGIDIATELLKIARQKAQNLSNVQWIEVAVEEYQPSIQFDAIYCSFAIVLFSNIPAILSNWCRSLNPSGFIAFTCSSEDSYFALSIVEACAKHGVILPNLHELLGTPERIQQVLTQANFTQIEIYPRQLGTYMTLEKAQSRWNGRFWLHQENPLLELEPEKIQQIKASYDAAIAQLESDRGVWHEELIYYVVARKI; encoded by the coding sequence ATGAGCTACAAACAGCAAATCACTGATTTTTACAACGCTAGAACGAATTACGATAATGATGTAACTCGGAATCGAGCGATCGCACTTTTCGACTATGCCAGCCCACAGATCGGACAATCCGTTTTAGATGTTGCAACGGGGACGGGAAATATTGCGATCGGAGCCGCGAAAAGAGTCGGCGCAAATGGTTCTGTGATTGGAATCGATATCGCTACAGAATTACTCAAGATTGCTCGACAAAAAGCACAGAATTTATCCAATGTTCAGTGGATTGAAGTCGCTGTCGAAGAATATCAGCCTTCAATTCAGTTCGACGCGATTTATTGTTCTTTTGCGATCGTCCTTTTCTCCAACATTCCCGCAATTCTAAGCAACTGGTGTCGCTCTCTCAACCCCAGTGGATTCATTGCTTTTACTTGCTCGTCTGAAGATTCTTATTTTGCATTGTCGATCGTCGAAGCCTGTGCAAAACATGGTGTTATCCTTCCGAATTTGCATGAACTATTAGGAACACCGGAGCGAATTCAGCAGGTATTAACTCAAGCAAATTTCACTCAAATTGAAATTTATCCGCGTCAACTCGGAACTTATATGACATTGGAAAAAGCTCAGAGCCGTTGGAATGGAAGATTTTGGCTGCATCAAGAGAATCCATTGTTAGAGCTAGAACCGGAGAAGATTCAGCAGATCAAAGCGAGTTACGATGCAGCGATCGCGCAATTGGAAAGCGATCGAGGAGTCTGGCACGAAGAACTCATTTATTATGTTGTCGCTCGAAAGATTTAG
- a CDS encoding response regulator: MLLNNHRILVVDDIADNLVLLQTVLESEGYIVETAQSGKAALDRLEQINPDILLLDIMMPGLNGYEVTRQVRQHEKFASMPIVLLTAHDEFFQKPYREVGANDLIRKPIDFDELLDKVANYTQSHSRVA, from the coding sequence ATGCTGTTGAACAATCATCGAATTCTTGTCGTAGATGACATCGCAGATAATCTAGTTCTGCTCCAGACGGTTCTAGAGTCTGAGGGCTATATCGTCGAAACTGCACAGAGCGGCAAGGCTGCCTTAGATAGACTGGAACAAATTAATCCCGATATTCTTTTGCTCGATATCATGATGCCGGGATTGAATGGCTACGAAGTGACGCGCCAAGTTCGCCAGCATGAAAAATTTGCGTCAATGCCGATCGTGCTTCTAACTGCACACGATGAATTTTTCCAGAAGCCCTACCGTGAAGTAGGTGCAAATGATTTGATCCGCAAGCCGATCGATTTTGATGAGCTACTGGACAAAGTGGCGAACTACACACAGTCGCACTCACGTGTGGCTTAG
- a CDS encoding glycosyltransferase family 2 protein: MPKISVCIPTYNRAHFLPFAIDSVFAQTISDWELIICDDGSQDGTPQLMERYTDPRVQYIRHPRNVGKSNNMRSGYEAATGTYFIKFDDDDRLAPEFLEKTSEILDQNSAINFVGTDHWIIDSDNQRDLEFTEKNSQKWGRTELSEGIPPALLETVFVKQSFQIGATLFRMQALQDVDYMRPNIQNCEDNDLFVRLILAGKQGYYLPQRLMEYRVHPEQQGLDRAIPYLKDKLSYLENFRFTSGLEEIRRSRLAETQLLLGLRLIEIGETERGRELVRLGQSASVTKAYIGLTLSLVPKSLRQILFQTMRKIKA, translated from the coding sequence ATGCCCAAAATTAGTGTCTGTATCCCTACGTATAATCGCGCCCACTTTTTGCCGTTCGCGATCGACAGTGTTTTCGCTCAAACGATTTCAGATTGGGAACTGATTATCTGCGATGATGGCTCTCAAGATGGAACTCCGCAACTGATGGAACGCTACACTGATCCGCGTGTTCAATACATTCGTCATCCTCGCAATGTTGGTAAAAGTAACAATATGCGATCGGGCTATGAAGCCGCGACCGGAACGTATTTCATCAAATTCGATGATGACGATCGCTTAGCTCCAGAATTTCTAGAGAAAACCAGCGAAATTCTTGATCAAAATTCAGCGATCAACTTTGTTGGAACGGATCATTGGATCATCGATTCCGACAATCAGCGAGATCTTGAATTCACCGAAAAGAATTCGCAAAAATGGGGCAGAACTGAACTATCAGAAGGAATTCCTCCAGCACTCTTAGAAACAGTATTTGTAAAACAGAGTTTTCAAATCGGTGCAACGCTATTTAGAATGCAGGCGTTACAGGACGTTGATTATATGCGCCCAAATATTCAGAACTGTGAAGACAATGATTTATTTGTGCGATTAATACTAGCTGGAAAACAAGGCTATTACCTTCCACAGCGATTGATGGAATATCGGGTACATCCAGAGCAGCAAGGACTCGATCGAGCCATTCCCTACTTGAAAGACAAGCTGAGCTATTTAGAGAATTTCCGGTTTACGTCGGGACTGGAAGAAATTCGTCGATCGCGCCTTGCTGAAACACAATTGTTGCTTGGACTGAGATTAATTGAAATTGGGGAAACAGAGCGCGGACGGGAATTAGTGCGGCTCGGTCAGTCTGCCTCGGTGACGAAAGCCTATATTGGACTTACACTTTCTCTGGTGCCAAAATCGTTGAGACAAATACTCTTTCAGACAATGCGAAAAATCAAGGCATGA
- a CDS encoding APC family permease codes for MEPNAEADSLKRVFGLPTLVIYGVGDILGAGIYAVVGRIAGISGSLVWASFVVAMVVAAFTALSYAEMGSRFPKSGGVAYFVHRAFRNDWLSTLVGWLMFCTCVISMATISRAFAGYVLAVAPGLPEWLIVLALFAGLTFVNFRGMKESSALNVLCTTLEVSGLIIVILVTSLFLLGGNVATAPVTPTPQEVGWVAVIQGAALAFYAFIGFEDVVNVAEEVQNPERNVPRAIVLALSIAGVVYILVSWLSVQVLDPVTLAASKAPLLDVVRRAQPAIPPITFTIIAAFAVLNTALLNFVTASRLIYGMSREGLLPAWFSRLHPERSTPYRTFFVIVPLAIALAVSGTIQLLAGATATLILVMFCLVNVSLLVIKRQAPQSSGFRVPGFVPALALLLNIGLIGFASNESKQLGLAFMAVGLLLIVLRNIFMKGSLTRSEE; via the coding sequence ATGGAACCGAATGCAGAAGCGGATTCACTCAAGCGCGTTTTTGGATTACCCACGCTCGTGATCTATGGTGTGGGCGACATTCTAGGGGCGGGAATTTATGCAGTCGTGGGTCGGATTGCTGGAATCTCTGGAAGTTTAGTCTGGGCTTCGTTTGTAGTGGCGATGGTTGTAGCTGCTTTTACGGCGTTGAGCTATGCCGAGATGGGAAGTCGATTCCCGAAAAGTGGAGGTGTCGCTTACTTTGTGCATCGAGCCTTTCGCAACGATTGGCTTTCGACGCTGGTGGGCTGGTTGATGTTTTGCACCTGCGTTATTTCGATGGCGACGATCTCTAGAGCCTTTGCCGGATATGTGCTTGCGGTGGCTCCGGGGCTTCCTGAATGGCTAATCGTTCTCGCGTTGTTTGCAGGTCTGACGTTTGTAAATTTTCGAGGAATGAAAGAATCTTCAGCTTTGAACGTGCTGTGTACCACACTCGAAGTTTCGGGGCTGATTATCGTCATTCTGGTAACATCGCTTTTCCTACTCGGTGGAAATGTGGCAACGGCTCCTGTCACTCCAACACCGCAAGAAGTCGGATGGGTTGCAGTGATTCAAGGAGCAGCACTCGCGTTCTATGCCTTTATTGGCTTTGAGGATGTGGTGAATGTGGCAGAAGAAGTGCAAAATCCAGAACGCAATGTGCCAAGAGCGATCGTACTTGCACTCTCGATCGCGGGAGTCGTTTACATTCTCGTTTCCTGGCTCTCTGTTCAAGTTCTCGATCCGGTGACGTTGGCAGCTTCAAAAGCTCCCTTGCTCGATGTGGTTCGTCGCGCTCAGCCTGCGATTCCACCGATTACCTTCACGATCATTGCAGCATTCGCAGTGCTTAATACCGCGCTATTAAACTTCGTCACAGCATCGCGATTGATTTATGGCATGTCGCGGGAAGGACTGTTGCCTGCTTGGTTTAGTCGATTGCATCCAGAACGATCGACACCGTATCGCACCTTTTTCGTGATTGTTCCACTCGCGATCGCGCTTGCCGTCTCAGGCACGATTCAACTGTTAGCTGGAGCGACCGCAACCTTGATTCTAGTCATGTTCTGTTTGGTGAATGTTTCGCTGCTCGTGATCAAACGGCAAGCTCCTCAATCTTCAGGATTTCGAGTTCCAGGGTTTGTTCCCGCTTTGGCATTGTTGCTGAACATCGGTTTGATTGGCTTTGCCTCGAATGAGAGCAAGCAGTTAGGACTGGCATTTATGGCGGTTGGATTGTTGTTGATTGTGCTGCGAAATATCTTTATGAAAGGGTCGCTCACTCGGTCTGAAGAGTAA
- a CDS encoding M23 family metallopeptidase: MLELIPSLFAQQQLKQPAVPVQSIEQSATQTPTSVVTPTSAIATPESVFVSIPATPTPAPVPTPSTVTPITSKLSLPQVPQKPVPVTPQTVTTPQPVESSVVTESKPVTNSIKKPVTVNRTTPVKLTERSRPVPSVTPTKKPAVQTVPKIEAAGIEIPVPKPATQAAPKTPTTAIEIPVPKPPIQAAPTTPSQAQKQLLEQRLADIVSRDREAKQAQQRDTLVARAYSLATQRRFAQARKLLQDPSISAEMRDQILSNINSLESASRTVGVTPIKEPVKKPARPTVAARKPSTKVARAPQTSPRQQAITIQVPRAIQSLPIQRRSPIPNSTSPIASDDSTGQYIDQLVTPPKNLQAFNRNLPQTTAKGQIVYPLPEPVPVTSGFGWRRHPVTGVRRFHAGVDLGAAQGTPVIASRGGKVTVADRMGGYGLAIVMQQPNGKQDTLYAHLSQIYVRPGEKIQPGMIIGRVGSTGLSTGPHLHYEARQMTNSGWTAVNPGAQIEAARARLVQARQQEERSTSTGQGG, translated from the coding sequence ATGTTAGAACTCATCCCTTCGCTGTTTGCTCAACAGCAACTGAAGCAACCAGCAGTCCCGGTACAATCGATCGAGCAATCTGCAACTCAAACCCCGACTTCTGTTGTAACTCCAACCTCTGCGATCGCGACTCCGGAATCCGTGTTCGTTTCGATTCCCGCAACCCCTACCCCCGCTCCAGTCCCTACCCCCAGCACCGTGACCCCGATTACGTCAAAACTTTCTCTTCCCCAAGTTCCTCAAAAACCAGTTCCCGTCACGCCCCAAACTGTCACGACTCCACAGCCTGTAGAATCGTCAGTTGTCACCGAATCGAAACCCGTCACCAATTCCATAAAGAAACCCGTCACAGTCAATCGAACAACTCCCGTAAAACTCACTGAGCGATCGCGTCCTGTTCCTTCAGTGACCCCGACGAAGAAACCAGCCGTTCAGACCGTCCCCAAAATCGAAGCAGCAGGCATCGAGATCCCCGTCCCAAAACCCGCCACCCAAGCCGCTCCAAAAACTCCGACGACAGCCATTGAAATCCCGGTGCCCAAACCTCCGATTCAAGCGGCTCCGACCACTCCCAGCCAGGCACAAAAACAGCTTTTAGAACAACGTCTTGCCGACATCGTATCGAGAGATCGAGAAGCAAAACAAGCTCAACAGCGTGATACCTTAGTCGCTCGTGCCTACAGTCTTGCCACTCAGCGACGATTTGCCCAAGCGAGAAAACTGCTTCAAGATCCAAGCATTTCAGCCGAGATGCGCGATCAGATTTTGAGCAATATCAATTCGCTTGAATCTGCAAGTCGCACAGTCGGTGTAACTCCGATCAAAGAACCTGTTAAAAAACCTGCTCGTCCAACTGTTGCAGCCCGAAAACCTTCTACCAAAGTTGCAAGAGCGCCTCAAACTTCTCCACGACAACAGGCAATTACAATTCAAGTTCCGAGAGCGATTCAATCTCTACCGATTCAACGTCGATCGCCGATTCCAAATTCGACTTCTCCGATCGCATCCGACGATTCCACAGGTCAATATATCGATCAACTCGTCACCCCTCCAAAAAATCTCCAAGCCTTCAACCGCAACTTACCGCAAACCACAGCGAAAGGTCAGATTGTCTACCCCTTACCCGAACCTGTCCCCGTCACCTCTGGATTCGGTTGGCGGCGGCATCCAGTGACCGGGGTTCGACGATTCCATGCAGGAGTCGATTTAGGAGCCGCACAAGGAACCCCTGTAATTGCATCGCGTGGGGGGAAAGTCACCGTTGCCGATCGCATGGGCGGTTATGGATTAGCGATCGTCATGCAGCAACCTAACGGCAAGCAAGACACCCTCTACGCTCACCTGTCTCAAATCTATGTTCGTCCAGGCGAGAAGATTCAACCTGGAATGATCATTGGACGGGTGGGAAGTACTGGACTTTCAACCGGACCGCATTTGCATTATGAAGCGCGCCAAATGACAAATTCGGGCTGGACTGCTGTGAATCCAGGAGCACAGATCGAAGCAGCACGAGCGAGACTCGTACAAGCTCGACAGCAAGAAGAGCGATCGACCTCGACGGGTCAAGGAGGTTAA
- a CDS encoding 7-carboxy-7-deazaguanine synthase QueE — protein sequence MIEKTFPIVETFHSVQGEGAWTGTSAFFIRLALCDVGCWFCDTKESWSAKRHPQQSIAQLVQSATAAKSAIVVITGGEPLMHDLTELTRALHQAKQRLHLETSGAHPFSGEFDWVTLSPKQSKPPHESVYAHADELKIVISEAKDLEWAERESEKVSDRVIRYLQPEWSHKESLNLIFEYVKRHPEWRISLQTHKLLGVQ from the coding sequence ATGATTGAAAAAACATTTCCGATCGTCGAAACGTTTCATTCTGTTCAGGGTGAAGGTGCTTGGACGGGAACGAGTGCGTTTTTCATCCGATTGGCGCTGTGTGATGTCGGGTGCTGGTTTTGTGATACCAAGGAATCTTGGAGCGCGAAACGTCATCCGCAACAGTCGATCGCGCAATTAGTTCAGAGTGCAACGGCGGCAAAGAGTGCGATCGTGGTCATCACGGGAGGCGAACCTCTGATGCACGACCTCACAGAATTAACTAGAGCACTTCACCAAGCCAAACAACGATTGCACTTAGAAACATCCGGTGCACATCCGTTTAGTGGTGAGTTCGATTGGGTAACGCTCTCCCCGAAACAATCCAAGCCACCGCATGAAAGTGTTTATGCTCATGCTGATGAGTTGAAAATCGTCATTTCTGAAGCGAAAGACCTTGAATGGGCGGAGCGAGAATCTGAGAAAGTTAGCGATCGTGTGATTCGCTATTTACAGCCCGAATGGAGTCACAAGGAAAGCTTGAATTTAATTTTCGAGTATGTCAAACGACATCCAGAATGGCGAATCAGTTTACAAACTCACAAATTGTTGGGTGTTCAATAA
- the leuC gene encoding 3-isopropylmalate dehydratase large subunit, with the protein MSTGTLFDKVWDLHTVGVLPSGQTQLFIGLHLIHEVTSPQAFSMLRERGLTVLFPERTVATVDHIIPTDNLARPFLDSMAEEMLQELEKNTSSNNIRFYPVGSGSQGIVHVIAPEQGWTQPGMTIACGDSHTSTHGAFGAIAFGIGTSQVRDVLASQTLALSKLKVRKIEVNGNLNPGVYAKDVILHIIRKLGVKGGVGYAYEFAGTTFEQMSMEERMTVCNMSIEGGARCGYVNPDQITYDYLQGRDFAPKGEEWEKAIDWWNSLRSDADAVYDDVIVFDAADIAPTVTWGITPGQGIGVNETVPTPDVMPEDEQAIALEAYQYMDLQPGKPLQGTKIDVCFIGSCTNGRISDLREAARVAQGRRVADGVKAFVVPGSERVKSQAEQEGLDRIFTEAGFEWREPGCSMCLAMNPDKLQGRQISASSSNRNFKGRQGSSSGRTLLMSPAMVAAAAITGKVTDVRELI; encoded by the coding sequence ATGAGTACCGGGACATTGTTCGATAAAGTCTGGGATTTGCACACCGTCGGGGTTCTGCCATCGGGACAAACTCAACTATTCATCGGGCTACATCTCATTCACGAAGTCACCAGCCCGCAAGCGTTTTCAATGTTGCGAGAACGCGGACTAACAGTTCTGTTTCCCGAAAGAACCGTTGCCACCGTCGATCACATCATTCCGACTGACAATCTCGCTCGTCCTTTTCTCGACTCAATGGCAGAAGAAATGCTCCAAGAGCTTGAGAAAAACACATCATCGAACAATATTCGCTTTTATCCGGTGGGTTCCGGTAGCCAGGGAATTGTTCACGTCATTGCACCCGAACAAGGATGGACTCAGCCCGGAATGACGATCGCGTGTGGAGACAGTCACACTTCAACACATGGCGCATTCGGCGCGATCGCATTCGGCATCGGAACCAGCCAAGTCCGCGATGTGCTTGCTTCTCAAACTCTGGCACTTTCAAAACTGAAAGTCAGAAAAATCGAAGTGAATGGCAATCTCAACCCTGGCGTATACGCAAAAGATGTCATCCTCCACATCATTCGCAAACTTGGTGTAAAGGGCGGTGTTGGATACGCCTACGAATTCGCTGGAACAACCTTTGAACAAATGAGCATGGAAGAACGGATGACCGTTTGTAATATGTCGATCGAAGGTGGTGCCCGTTGCGGATACGTCAATCCTGATCAAATCACCTACGATTATTTGCAAGGTCGCGATTTTGCTCCAAAAGGCGAAGAATGGGAAAAAGCGATCGACTGGTGGAATAGCCTTCGCAGTGATGCTGATGCTGTTTACGATGACGTGATCGTTTTCGATGCGGCTGATATTGCTCCCACTGTGACTTGGGGTATTACTCCAGGACAGGGAATCGGTGTTAACGAAACGGTTCCAACTCCGGACGTAATGCCAGAAGATGAACAAGCGATCGCACTCGAAGCCTATCAATACATGGATTTGCAACCGGGCAAACCATTGCAGGGAACGAAGATCGATGTGTGCTTTATCGGAAGCTGTACGAATGGGCGAATTTCTGACCTGAGAGAAGCAGCACGAGTGGCTCAAGGGCGACGAGTTGCAGACGGCGTGAAAGCGTTTGTCGTGCCGGGATCAGAGCGGGTAAAATCCCAAGCGGAACAGGAAGGACTCGATCGTATTTTCACAGAAGCCGGATTCGAGTGGCGCGAACCGGGTTGCTCGATGTGTTTGGCAATGAATCCAGACAAGCTACAAGGTCGGCAAATCAGCGCATCTTCATCGAATCGCAACTTCAAAGGACGGCAGGGATCGTCTTCGGGTCGTACTTTGTTGATGAGTCCGGCGATGGTGGCAGCGGCAGCAATCACCGGGAAGGTGACAGATGTGCGTGAATTGATCTGA